Proteins from a single region of Carassius gibelio isolate Cgi1373 ecotype wild population from Czech Republic chromosome A5, carGib1.2-hapl.c, whole genome shotgun sequence:
- the LOC127999208 gene encoding myocyte-specific enhancer factor 2C isoform X3, with translation MGRKKIQITRIMDERNRQVTFTKRKFGLMKKAYELSVLCDCEIALIIFNSTNKLFQYASTDMDKVLLKYTEYNEPHESRTNSDIVETLRKKGLNGCDSPDPDADDSVGHSPESEDKYRKINDDIDLHMISRQRICAVPSSTYEMPIPVNNQIYPGSHNLLPLAHHSLQRNSMSPGVTHRPPSAGGLMGTDLSTGVGTSAGNGYGNHRNSPGLLVSSGGMNKSMQAKSPPPVNLGMNSRKPDLRVLIPPGAKNNMPSINQRINNSQSAQSLATPVVSVATPTLPGQGMGGYPSAISTSYGTEYSLSSADLSSISGFNSANTLHLGSMSGWQQHQIQNMQHSALSQLGNCSSTHLCQGSNLSLPSTQSLHIKSEPVSPPRDRSSSTTPAGYGPLPSHQQHQGLPPQGRQDSGRSPADSLSSCGSSHEGSDRDDHRPDFHSPLGLGRPGLDEQDSPSIKRVRLSEGWAT, from the exons GTGACGTTTACAAAGAGAAAGTTTGGCCTGATGAAGAAAGCCTATGAGCTGAGCGTGTTGTGTGACTGTGAGATTGCCCTCATCATCTTCAACAGTACCAATAAGCTGTTCCAGTATGCCAGCACAGATATGGACAAAGTGTTGCTCAAATACACTGAGTACAACGAGCCACATGAGAGCAGGACCAACTCCGACATTGTGGAG ACCCTGAGAAAGAAGGGTCTAAATGGCTGCGACAGCCCAGACCCCGACGCAGACGACTCGGTGGGCCACAGCCCAGAGTCAGAGGACAAGTACCGTAAAATCAATGACGACATTGATCTGCACATGATCAGCAGACAGAGGATATGT GCTGTGCCCTCCTCCACCTACGAGATGCCCATCCCCGTGAATAACCAGATTTACCCAGGCAGTCATAACCTGCTTCCACTGGCCCACCACAGCCTGCAGAGAAACAGCATGTCACCCGGGGTCACACACAGACCACCTAGTGCAG GTGGTCTGATGGGCACCGATCTCTCCACTGGCGTGGGCACCAGTGCTG GAAATGGCTATGGAAACCACCGTAACTCTCCAGGACTTCTAGTGTCCTCCGGAGGCATGAACAAGAGCATGCAGGCCAAGTCCCCTCCACCGGTGAACCTGGGGATGAACAGCCGTAAACCTGACCTACGGGTGCTCATCCCACCCGGGGCCAAGAACAACATGCCCTCTATT AATCAGAGAATAAACAACTCTCAGTCTGCGCAGTCACTGGCTACCCCTGTGGTTTCGGTAGCGACACCCACTCTACCAGGGCAGGGAATGGGCGGCTACCCATCAGCCATTTCCACTTCATATGGTACTG AGTATTCTCTGAGCAGTGCGGATCTGTCCTCTATATCTGGCTTTAACAGTGCCAACACGCTGCATCTGGGCTCAATGAGTGGATGGCAGCAACATCAGATCCAGAACATGCAGCACTCTGCTCTCAGTCAGCTGGG AAATTGCTCTAGCACTCACTTATGTCAGGGTTCAAATCTCTCCCTGCCCTCTACTCAAAGCCTGCACATCAAGTCCGAACCTGTTTCTCCTCCTAGAGATCGATCCAGCAGCACCACGCCCGCCGGTTACGGCCCGCTACCGTCCCACCAGCAGCACCAGGGCTTGCCCCCACAGGGGCGACAGGACTCGGGCCGCTCCCCAGCTGACAGCCTCAGCAGCTGCGGCAGCTCGCATGAAGGCAGCGATCGTGACGACCACCGTCCCGACTTCCATTCGCCATTAGGATTGGGCCGGCCTGGCCTGGATGAGCAAGACAGTCCATCCATCAAGCGTGTCCGCCTCTCGGAGGGGTGGGCCACATGA
- the LOC127999208 gene encoding myocyte-specific enhancer factor 2C isoform X2 produces MGRKKIQITRIMDERNRQVTFTKRKFGLMKKAYELSVLCDCEIALIIFNSTNKLFQYASTDMDKVLLKYTEYNEPHESRTNSDIVEALSKKENKGDESLELDSALALTPRTEEKYKQINEEFDLMIKTQKIPAVPSSTYEMPIPVNNQIYPGSHNLLPLAHHSLQRNSMSPGVTHRPPSAGGLMGTDLSTGVGTSAGKDGIPTYYRNGYGNHRNSPGLLVSSGGMNKSMQAKSPPPVNLGMNSRKPDLRVLIPPGAKNNMPSINQRINNSQSAQSLATPVVSVATPTLPGQGMGGYPSAISTSYGTEYSLSSADLSSISGFNSANTLHLGSMSGWQQHQIQNMQHSALSQLGNCSSTHLCQGSNLSLPSTQSLHIKSEPVSPPRDRSSSTTPAGYGPLPSHQQHQGLPPQGRQDSGRSPADSLSSCGSSHEGSDRDDHRPDFHSPLGLGRPGLDEQDSPSIKRVRLSEGWAT; encoded by the exons GTGACGTTTACAAAGAGAAAGTTTGGCCTGATGAAGAAAGCCTATGAGCTGAGCGTGTTGTGTGACTGTGAGATTGCCCTCATCATCTTCAACAGTACCAATAAGCTGTTCCAGTATGCCAGCACAGATATGGACAAAGTGTTGCTCAAATACACTGAGTACAACGAGCCACATGAGAGCAGGACCAACTCCGACATTGTGGAG GCGTTGAGCAAGAAGGAGAACAAAGGCGATGAGAGCCTGGAGCTCGATTCTGCTCTCGCTCTCACTCCGCGAACAGAGGAGAAATACAAACAGATTAATGAAGAGTTTGATCTAATGATCAAGACTCAGAAGATCCCT GCTGTGCCCTCCTCCACCTACGAGATGCCCATCCCCGTGAATAACCAGATTTACCCAGGCAGTCATAACCTGCTTCCACTGGCCCACCACAGCCTGCAGAGAAACAGCATGTCACCCGGGGTCACACACAGACCACCTAGTGCAG GTGGTCTGATGGGCACCGATCTCTCCACTGGCGTGGGCACCAGTGCTGGTAAGGACGGCATCCCCACATACTACA GAAATGGCTATGGAAACCACCGTAACTCTCCAGGACTTCTAGTGTCCTCCGGAGGCATGAACAAGAGCATGCAGGCCAAGTCCCCTCCACCGGTGAACCTGGGGATGAACAGCCGTAAACCTGACCTACGGGTGCTCATCCCACCCGGGGCCAAGAACAACATGCCCTCTATT AATCAGAGAATAAACAACTCTCAGTCTGCGCAGTCACTGGCTACCCCTGTGGTTTCGGTAGCGACACCCACTCTACCAGGGCAGGGAATGGGCGGCTACCCATCAGCCATTTCCACTTCATATGGTACTG AGTATTCTCTGAGCAGTGCGGATCTGTCCTCTATATCTGGCTTTAACAGTGCCAACACGCTGCATCTGGGCTCAATGAGTGGATGGCAGCAACATCAGATCCAGAACATGCAGCACTCTGCTCTCAGTCAGCTGGG AAATTGCTCTAGCACTCACTTATGTCAGGGTTCAAATCTCTCCCTGCCCTCTACTCAAAGCCTGCACATCAAGTCCGAACCTGTTTCTCCTCCTAGAGATCGATCCAGCAGCACCACGCCCGCCGGTTACGGCCCGCTACCGTCCCACCAGCAGCACCAGGGCTTGCCCCCACAGGGGCGACAGGACTCGGGCCGCTCCCCAGCTGACAGCCTCAGCAGCTGCGGCAGCTCGCATGAAGGCAGCGATCGTGACGACCACCGTCCCGACTTCCATTCGCCATTAGGATTGGGCCGGCCTGGCCTGGATGAGCAAGACAGTCCATCCATCAAGCGTGTCCGCCTCTCGGAGGGGTGGGCCACATGA